One segment of Methanobacterium formicicum DSM 3637 DNA contains the following:
- a CDS encoding secondary thiamine-phosphate synthase enzyme YjbQ — MVLKRDTVNVNTSQRVEIHDITQDVEAVLKNSGISEGLLNVYSHHSTSGVVINENESGLVKDFQLALQKLVPEGAGYQHDRIDNNADSHIRGFLLGGSETIPVEDGRLMLGTWQSIFFVELDGPRQRKLTVTVMGE, encoded by the coding sequence ATGGTTTTAAAACGTGATACTGTGAATGTAAACACATCCCAGAGAGTGGAAATCCATGATATAACCCAGGATGTGGAGGCTGTCCTTAAAAATAGTGGTATCAGTGAGGGACTTTTGAATGTTTACAGCCACCATTCCACTTCAGGTGTGGTTATTAACGAAAATGAATCGGGCCTGGTGAAAGACTTTCAGCTAGCCCTTCAAAAATTGGTTCCAGAGGGTGCAGGTTACCAGCACGACCGTATTGATAATAATGCCGACAGTCATATCAGGGGATTCCTTTTAGGGGGAAGTGAGACCATTCCTGTTGAAGATGGTCGATTGATGCTGGGAACCTGGCAGAGTATTTTCTTTGTGGAACTGGATGGTCCACGGCAGAGGAAATTAACAGTTACAGTGATGGGAGAATAA
- a CDS encoding DUF169 domain-containing protein, producing the protein MSYKEQADVFKNVFKLKYEPMAISFTNEEISSGRYEKTSICKAMKLVSQGESFIIDQNVSTCPGGSQYCGFIEPHTGKKKRSLQNFLTKGEKLTSSIVSFERMRTLTSPPATDLADRIVLCPLDKAEIRPDMILFLCNAEQACRLITLDTYWDGKSPEQQIIGALCHSAIVYTIISGNTNMSVGDWTARSHQGFEADVIFLSVPYERIHNLIAAIPHCSAGDAEVHIPEEFQSD; encoded by the coding sequence ATGAGTTATAAAGAACAGGCAGATGTTTTTAAAAATGTCTTCAAATTAAAATATGAACCTATGGCTATTTCTTTTACAAATGAGGAAATTTCAAGTGGGAGATATGAAAAAACATCAATTTGTAAGGCAATGAAACTTGTAAGCCAGGGAGAAAGTTTCATCATTGACCAGAATGTTTCCACATGTCCCGGTGGTAGTCAGTACTGTGGTTTTATCGAGCCCCACACTGGAAAGAAAAAACGAAGTTTACAGAACTTTCTCACCAAGGGGGAAAAACTTACAAGCTCCATAGTTTCTTTTGAAAGAATGAGAACCCTAACATCACCACCTGCCACTGATTTAGCAGATAGGATTGTATTATGTCCTCTGGATAAGGCTGAAATACGTCCAGATATGATTTTATTTTTATGTAATGCCGAACAGGCATGTCGCCTTATAACACTCGACACATACTGGGATGGTAAATCACCGGAACAACAAATTATAGGTGCATTATGTCATTCCGCAATAGTTTACACCATAATCAGTGGAAATACAAATATGAGTGTGGGGGATTGGACTGCTAGAAGCCATCAAGGGTTTGAAGCAGATGTTATCTTCCTATCAGTACCCTATGAACGAATACACAACTTAATAGCAGCCATACCTCATTGTTCTGCAGGAGACGCTGAAGTACATATACCGGAGGAATTCCAATCAGATTAA
- the pyrI gene encoding aspartate carbamoyltransferase regulatory subunit, with product MKTPRELKVKPIKNGTVIDHISANKALRVLKILGLPSPKIAVTLAMNVQSSQMGNKDIVKIEGRELASREVDEIALIAPNATINIIRDYEIVGKGKVNLLDEINNILTCSNPNCITNTDEPVTTRFTVLQKEPMILRCHYCERIMDQAEVEAQFRVF from the coding sequence ATGAAAACTCCCCGGGAATTAAAGGTAAAACCAATTAAAAATGGAACAGTAATTGACCATATCAGTGCTAACAAAGCCCTTAGAGTCCTTAAAATACTGGGATTACCCAGTCCTAAAATAGCGGTGACTCTGGCCATGAATGTGCAGTCCAGTCAAATGGGAAACAAAGACATAGTCAAGATCGAAGGTAGGGAACTGGCATCAAGGGAAGTGGATGAAATCGCACTCATTGCACCTAATGCCACTATAAACATTATTCGAGATTATGAAATAGTTGGAAAAGGAAAAGTAAATCTTTTAGATGAAATTAACAATATTCTAACCTGTTCCAATCCGAACTGCATCACCAACACCGATGAACCAGTAACCACCCGTTTCACCGTACTGCAGAAGGAACCAATGATACTCCGCTGCCATTACTGTGAACGGATCATGGATCAGGCCGAAGTGGAAGCCCAGTTTAGAGTGTTTTAG